The following coding sequences are from one Aliarcobacter skirrowii CCUG 10374 window:
- a CDS encoding ribonucleoside-diphosphate reductase subunit alpha has product MAIMIQKRNGRKEVLDITKIQKMTIEATAGLDGVSQSELELDSHIKFVDGMNSSDIQDALIKTAVEKIDIDVPNWTFVAARLFLYDLYHRVGIATCGVKGEAYRDLKEYISFGIEAGRLIPNLASGYDLDDLNSYIDPSRDFLFNYLGIKTLYDRYLIKNSKGEPIELPQQMFMAIAMFLAQNEDNKQEKAKEFYDVISKFEVMLATPTLSNARTNRHQLSSCYIGSSPDNIEGIFDGYKEMALLSKYGGGIGWDWNQIRSLGGAIDGHKSAAGGTVPFLKITNDIAIAVDQLGTRKGAIAVYLETWHMDIIDFIDLKKNSGEERRRAHDLFPALWISDLFMQRVLEDSYWTLFDPAEVKDLSECFGDEFTAKYIAYENSDKVTKNRIKAKDLWKKVLTSYFESGSPFLCFKDTANRVNPNQNSGIIRSSNLCTEIFQNTNPNHYLIKVEFEDGTIETFEENDVLKLDSGISKKANKVTALDSINGKKIFIVEKEKIDGDTAVCNLASVNLSRINSFEDIKRVVPIAIRMLDNVIDLNFYPLRKVKATNLKTRAIGLGVMGEAEMLASHKISWGSVEHFKKIDEIMEAISYNAIESSSNLALEKGSYSLFEGSNWSKGVMPQDHTPQAVNALVEKDLFDSSCDWESLREKVKKDGMRNGYLMAIAPTSSISILVGTTQAIEPVYKRKWFEENLSGLIPVVVPKLSPETWEYYTPAFEIDQLQVIKAAAIRQKWIDQGQSTNIFMSLDKASGKYLHEIYTLAWKLGLKSTYYLRSQSPEAKNDVEDRSMECAGCQ; this is encoded by the coding sequence ATGGCAATAATGATTCAAAAAAGAAATGGTCGAAAAGAGGTTTTGGATATTACAAAAATACAAAAAATGACTATTGAAGCAACAGCTGGACTTGATGGTGTTAGTCAAAGTGAGTTAGAGCTTGATTCTCATATAAAATTTGTTGATGGAATGAACTCAAGTGATATTCAAGATGCTTTAATTAAAACGGCTGTTGAGAAGATTGATATTGATGTTCCAAACTGGACTTTTGTTGCTGCTAGACTATTTTTATACGATTTATACCATAGGGTTGGGATTGCAACTTGTGGAGTAAAAGGCGAAGCATATAGAGACTTAAAAGAGTACATTAGCTTTGGAATTGAGGCTGGAAGATTAATACCAAATTTAGCAAGTGGTTATGATTTAGATGATTTAAACTCATATATTGACCCAAGTAGAGACTTTTTATTTAACTATTTAGGAATTAAAACTCTATATGATAGATATTTGATTAAAAACTCTAAAGGTGAACCAATAGAACTTCCTCAACAAATGTTTATGGCAATTGCTATGTTCTTAGCTCAAAATGAAGATAATAAACAGGAAAAAGCAAAAGAGTTTTATGATGTTATCTCTAAATTTGAAGTTATGCTTGCAACTCCAACTTTAAGCAATGCTAGAACAAATAGACATCAATTAAGCTCTTGCTATATTGGTTCAAGTCCTGATAATATTGAAGGTATCTTTGATGGCTACAAAGAGATGGCACTATTATCTAAATATGGTGGTGGAATTGGTTGGGATTGGAACCAAATAAGAAGTTTAGGTGGAGCTATTGATGGTCATAAAAGTGCAGCTGGTGGAACTGTTCCATTTTTGAAAATCACAAATGATATTGCAATTGCTGTTGATCAATTAGGTACAAGAAAAGGTGCAATTGCTGTTTATCTTGAGACTTGGCATATGGATATTATTGATTTTATTGATTTAAAGAAAAATAGTGGAGAAGAGAGACGAAGAGCTCATGATCTTTTCCCAGCTCTTTGGATTAGCGATCTATTTATGCAAAGAGTTTTAGAGGACTCTTATTGGACTTTATTTGATCCAGCTGAAGTAAAAGATTTAAGTGAGTGCTTTGGTGATGAGTTTACTGCCAAATATATAGCTTATGAAAATAGTGACAAAGTTACAAAAAATAGAATAAAAGCAAAAGATTTATGGAAAAAAGTGTTAACTTCATATTTTGAAAGTGGAAGCCCATTTTTATGTTTTAAAGATACTGCAAATAGAGTTAATCCAAATCAAAATAGTGGAATTATTAGAAGTTCAAATTTATGTACTGAGATATTCCAAAATACAAATCCAAATCACTACTTAATTAAAGTAGAGTTTGAAGATGGAACTATTGAAACTTTTGAGGAGAATGATGTTTTAAAACTAGATAGTGGAATTTCAAAAAAAGCAAATAAAGTAACTGCACTTGATAGTATAAATGGTAAAAAAATCTTTATAGTTGAAAAAGAGAAAATAGATGGAGATACTGCTGTTTGTAATTTAGCAAGTGTAAATCTATCAAGAATCAATAGTTTTGAAGATATAAAAAGAGTTGTTCCAATAGCTATTAGAATGCTTGATAATGTAATAGATTTAAATTTTTATCCACTTAGAAAAGTAAAAGCAACAAACTTAAAAACAAGAGCAATAGGTCTTGGAGTTATGGGTGAAGCTGAAATGTTAGCAAGTCATAAAATATCTTGGGGAAGCGTTGAGCATTTCAAAAAAATTGATGAAATTATGGAAGCTATTTCATACAATGCAATAGAATCAAGTTCAAATTTAGCTCTTGAAAAAGGGTCATATAGTTTATTTGAAGGTTCAAATTGGAGCAAAGGGGTTATGCCTCAAGACCATACTCCTCAAGCTGTAAATGCTTTAGTTGAGAAAGATTTATTTGATAGCTCTTGTGATTGGGAATCTTTGAGAGAAAAAGTGAAAAAAGATGGTATGAGAAATGGTTACCTAATGGCTATTGCTCCAACATCATCTATCTCAATTTTAGTTGGGACAACTCAAGCAATAGAACCTGTTTATAAAAGAAAATGGTTTGAAGAGAACTTAAGTGGATTAATTCCAGTAGTTGTGCCAAAATTAAGTCCTGAAACTTGGGAGTATTATACACCTGCATTTGAGATTGATCAACTTCAAGTTATAAAAGCAGCAGCAATTAGACAAAAATGGATTGACCAAGGACAAAGTACAAATATTTTTATGAGTTTAGATAAAGCAAGTGGAAAATATCTGCATGAAATTTATACTTTAGCTTGGAAACTAGGTCTTAAATCAACTTATTATTTAAGAAGTCAAAGTCCTGAAGCAAAAAATGATGTAGAAGATAGAAGTATGGAGTGCGCTGGTTGTCAATAA
- a CDS encoding deoxycytidylate deaminase, translating into MISDKNFINIAKEIAKASKCVSKQVGAVIVKDGRILSTGYNGTPAGYQNCCNYWNDEYTKDHHEWSKTYEIHAEMNAIIWAARKGIAIEGATIYVTLEPCSECSKNIIACGIQRIVYEKSYEHTNSDIVSKFLEDNGVKIEQIS; encoded by the coding sequence ATGATAAGTGATAAAAATTTCATAAATATTGCAAAAGAGATTGCAAAGGCTTCAAAATGTGTATCAAAACAAGTTGGAGCTGTTATTGTAAAAGATGGAAGAATTTTATCAACTGGCTACAATGGAACGCCAGCTGGATATCAAAATTGTTGTAATTATTGGAATGACGAATATACAAAAGATCATCACGAATGGTCTAAGACTTATGAAATTCATGCTGAAATGAATGCAATTATTTGGGCTGCAAGAAAAGGAATAGCAATAGAAGGAGCAACAATATATGTAACACTTGAGCCTTGTAGTGAATGCTCTAAAAATATTATTGCTTGTGGTATTCAAAGAATTGTTTATGAAAAATCTTATGAACACACAAATTCAGATATAGTTTCAAAATTTTTAGAAGACAATGGGGTAAAAATAGAGCAAATTTCCTAA
- a CDS encoding ribonucleotide-diphosphate reductase subunit beta: MERKIIYNPNSKESLNERRVFGGNSDGMINFTKMKYQWALNLWDTMEANTWFPREVQMTQDAKDYKYLTPAEKRMYDLVLSQLIFMDSLQTNNLMDNINPYITAPEINACLSRQSYEEANHSKSYAVMVESISDNTDLIYDMWKTDAKLKEKNTYIAEVYKNLSQGELTDEKLLLALFANQILEGLYFYAGFAAIYALGKSGKMLGSSQMIRFIQRDEVTHLLLFQNMINSVRKERPDLFTTELEQKVRAMFRKAVELESSWGAYITQGQILGFTDAIITQYIQYLADRRLEAVGYKAEYSVKHPIPWVDGYASFNDQRTNFFEGNVVNYSKGSIDFDDF; the protein is encoded by the coding sequence ATGGAAAGAAAAATTATATATAACCCAAATTCAAAAGAATCGTTAAACGAAAGAAGAGTTTTTGGTGGAAATAGTGATGGAATGATTAACTTCACTAAAATGAAATATCAATGGGCATTAAATCTTTGGGATACTATGGAAGCTAATACTTGGTTTCCTAGAGAAGTTCAAATGACACAAGATGCAAAAGATTATAAGTATCTAACACCAGCTGAAAAAAGAATGTACGATTTGGTTTTAAGCCAACTTATTTTTATGGATAGTTTACAAACAAATAACCTAATGGATAATATAAATCCATATATAACAGCACCTGAGATAAATGCTTGTTTATCTAGACAATCTTATGAAGAGGCAAATCATAGTAAATCTTATGCTGTTATGGTTGAATCAATCTCTGATAACACAGATTTAATCTATGATATGTGGAAAACAGATGCAAAATTAAAAGAGAAAAATACTTATATTGCAGAAGTTTATAAAAACTTATCTCAAGGTGAATTAACAGATGAAAAACTTCTTTTAGCACTATTTGCTAATCAAATTCTTGAAGGTTTATATTTTTATGCAGGTTTTGCAGCTATTTATGCACTTGGAAAAAGTGGTAAGATGCTTGGAAGTTCACAAATGATTAGATTTATTCAAAGAGATGAAGTTACTCATCTATTACTATTTCAAAATATGATAAATAGTGTAAGAAAGGAAAGACCTGATCTATTTACAACTGAGCTAGAGCAAAAAGTAAGAGCAATGTTTAGAAAAGCTGTTGAACTTGAATCTTCTTGGGGAGCATATATTACTCAGGGGCAAATTTTAGGTTTTACAGATGCAATAATCACACAATATATTCAATATTTAGCAGATAGAAGACTTGAAGCTGTTGGATATAAAGCAGAATACAGTGTAAAACACCCTATTCCTTGGGTTGATGGTTATGCTTCATTTAATGATCAAAGAACAAATTTCTTTGAAGGAAATGTTGTAAACTATTCAAAAGGAAGCATTGATTTTGATGATTTTTAA
- the purB gene encoding adenylosuccinate lyase: MVERYARKEMSSKWTQEARYAAWLEVEKAAVKAWNKLGLIPDSDCEKIVKNAKFSVERIEEIEAITKHDLIAFNTSVSESLGEESRWFHYGMTSSDAVDTGVALQMRDSLQIIIDDVKMLLESIKKRAMEHKYTLMVGRSHGIHGEPITFGLTLAVWYDEVKRHLKNLEETMEVIAVGQISGAMGNFAHAPLELEEYAMAELGLKPEPCSNQVIHRDRYARLATTLALLASSVEKFAVQVRHLQRTEVYEAEEYFAAGQKGSSAMPHKRNPILTENITGLARIIRAYVTPALENVALWHERDISHSSTERFWLPDAFITTDFMLHRMNSVIANLTVMPENMMKNLNLTGGLVFSQRVLLELPLQGVSREDAYKIVQRNAMKVWQEIQKGKPTTNEKGESLYLQYLLADEELRKSLSEDKIRECFNFDYYTKNVEKIFSRVFN, encoded by the coding sequence ATGGTAGAAAGATACGCAAGAAAAGAGATGAGCTCAAAATGGACACAAGAAGCAAGATATGCAGCTTGGTTGGAAGTAGAAAAAGCAGCTGTAAAAGCTTGGAATAAATTAGGTCTTATACCAGATAGTGATTGTGAAAAAATAGTAAAAAATGCAAAATTTTCAGTAGAGAGAATTGAAGAGATAGAGGCTATTACTAAACATGATTTAATAGCATTTAATACAAGTGTAAGTGAGAGTTTAGGAGAAGAGTCAAGATGGTTTCATTATGGAATGACATCTTCAGATGCCGTTGATACAGGTGTTGCTTTACAAATGAGAGACTCTTTACAAATTATTATTGATGATGTAAAAATGCTACTTGAATCAATTAAAAAAAGAGCTATGGAACATAAATATACTCTAATGGTTGGAAGAAGCCACGGTATTCATGGAGAGCCAATAACTTTTGGACTTACATTAGCTGTTTGGTATGATGAAGTTAAAAGACATCTAAAAAATCTTGAAGAGACTATGGAGGTTATTGCAGTTGGTCAAATTTCTGGAGCTATGGGAAATTTTGCTCATGCACCTTTAGAGCTTGAAGAGTATGCAATGGCTGAGCTTGGTCTTAAACCTGAACCTTGTTCTAATCAAGTTATTCATAGAGATAGATATGCAAGACTTGCTACAACTTTAGCACTTCTAGCTTCTAGTGTTGAAAAATTTGCAGTACAAGTTAGACATCTTCAAAGAACTGAAGTTTATGAAGCTGAGGAGTATTTTGCAGCTGGACAAAAGGGAAGTTCTGCTATGCCACACAAAAGAAACCCTATTTTAACTGAAAATATAACTGGACTTGCAAGAATAATTAGAGCTTATGTAACACCTGCTTTAGAAAATGTTGCTTTATGGCACGAAAGAGATATCTCTCACTCTTCAACAGAGAGATTCTGGTTACCAGATGCATTTATTACAACAGACTTTATGCTTCATAGAATGAATAGCGTTATTGCAAATCTTACAGTTATGCCTGAAAATATGATGAAAAATCTAAATTTAACAGGTGGACTTGTATTTTCTCAAAGAGTTTTACTAGAGCTTCCACTTCAAGGAGTTAGTAGAGAAGATGCATATAAAATAGTTCAAAGAAACGCAATGAAAGTTTGGCAAGAGATTCAAAAAGGAAAACCAACTACAAATGAAAAAGGTGAGTCTTTATATCTTCAATATCTTTTAGCAGATGAAGAGTTAAGAAAATCTTTAAGTGAAGATAAGATAAGAGAGTGTTTTAATTTTGACTACTATACAAAAAATGTAGAGAAAATTTTCAGCAGAGTTTTTAACTAA
- a CDS encoding RluA family pseudouridine synthase, whose translation MAFTLKKYEAIKDKKIQAFLVHNLGIEGKVAQRLVSKGRVFDENNNNINTGEIIPTNHIFIALFEGNSKGLKPLLEFQDFAIFDKPTHLMVHPISKNTPYSLLDEIRYHFGENANLIHRIDAETSGLVIVGKNKKSEIELKDMFQEKKYHKSYLAIVNGEIKKEIKIDKAIDKEGLLIGVRMKVCSENENGKESTTIIKPIKYNKEKDLTLIEAIPLTGRQHQIRVHLHSIGHTILGDPIYGVDDENAENYLNKTLSKEDRFKITGSSRLWLHANHLEFPYKGVTYKIYSKNQEILEQIK comes from the coding sequence TTGGCATTTACACTAAAGAAATATGAAGCGATAAAAGATAAAAAAATTCAAGCATTTCTAGTTCACAACCTCGGTATAGAAGGCAAAGTAGCACAAAGACTTGTATCAAAAGGAAGAGTTTTTGATGAAAATAATAATAATATAAACACAGGCGAAATAATACCAACAAATCATATCTTTATAGCACTTTTTGAAGGCAATTCCAAAGGATTAAAACCTTTATTAGAATTTCAAGATTTTGCAATTTTTGATAAACCAACTCATCTTATGGTACACCCAATTTCTAAAAACACTCCTTACTCTTTACTTGATGAAATAAGATATCACTTTGGAGAAAATGCAAATTTAATTCATAGAATTGATGCTGAAACAAGTGGTTTAGTAATAGTTGGGAAAAATAAAAAGAGTGAAATTGAGCTAAAAGATATGTTTCAAGAAAAAAAATATCATAAATCTTATTTAGCAATTGTAAATGGTGAGATAAAAAAAGAGATAAAAATTGATAAAGCTATTGATAAAGAAGGTTTATTAATAGGTGTCAGAATGAAGGTTTGCTCTGAAAATGAGAATGGAAAAGAATCAACTACAATCATAAAACCAATAAAATATAATAAAGAAAAAGATTTGACACTCATTGAAGCAATTCCACTAACAGGAAGGCAACATCAAATAAGAGTCCATCTTCACTCAATTGGACATACAATTTTAGGAGATCCTATTTATGGTGTTGATGATGAGAATGCTGAAAATTACTTAAATAAAACTCTAAGCAAAGAGGATAGATTTAAAATTACAGGTTCAAGCAGACTTTGGCTTCATGCAAATCATCTTGAATTCCCATATAAAGGTGTAACTTACAAAATCTACTCAAAAAATCAAGAGATTTTAGAGCAGATAAAATAA
- a CDS encoding peptidylprolyl isomerase, protein MKKILLIFSLFIGFTLANTINGIAVLVNEDPITIYDIKEDMKKRGVDENSSVSYLIDKTLFEQLVKQNNISADIFDINEQIENLANSNGMDVYSFKSIIKQKYPNYNDFENEVKDSVIRQKLIKKLVRGQLAIATIDDVKLYYEKNISQYQTSKYFYVTQYSSSNKEDLIEKISTPMKVIPSVTVSELKIDSKDINAQLQYVLTTTKNRSFTPIFTLNNQYISLYIKNREGNEAINFDIVKDRIFNEIMEQREKVFLEQHFEKQKLTADIKVIR, encoded by the coding sequence ATGAAAAAAATTTTATTAATTTTTTCTCTTTTTATTGGTTTTACTTTAGCTAATACTATAAATGGAATAGCTGTATTAGTAAATGAAGATCCAATAACTATATATGATATAAAAGAGGATATGAAAAAAAGAGGAGTTGATGAAAATAGCTCTGTCTCTTATTTAATAGATAAAACTCTTTTTGAGCAACTTGTAAAACAAAACAATATAAGTGCTGATATATTTGATATTAATGAACAGATTGAAAACCTTGCAAATTCAAATGGAATGGATGTTTATAGTTTTAAATCAATTATTAAACAAAAATATCCAAACTATAATGATTTTGAAAATGAAGTAAAAGATAGTGTTATTAGACAAAAACTAATCAAAAAACTTGTTCGTGGGCAACTTGCTATTGCTACAATTGATGATGTAAAGTTATATTATGAAAAAAATATTTCACAATATCAAACTTCAAAATATTTTTATGTGACTCAATATAGCTCTTCAAATAAAGAGGATTTAATTGAAAAAATTTCAACACCAATGAAGGTTATACCATCTGTAACAGTAAGTGAACTAAAAATTGATAGTAAAGATATTAATGCACAACTACAATATGTTTTAACTACTACTAAAAATAGATCTTTTACTCCAATATTTACATTGAATAATCAATATATATCTTTATATATAAAGAATAGAGAAGGAAATGAGGCTATAAATTTTGATATTGTAAAAGATAGAATTTTTAATGAAATTATGGAACAAAGAGAAAAAGTGTTTTTAGAACAACATTTTGAAAAACAGAAATTAACAGCAGATATTAAAGTAATAAGATAA
- a CDS encoding NAD(P)H-dependent glycerol-3-phosphate dehydrogenase, whose amino-acid sequence MQKGKIAVIGAGKWGQALHFALSAKQDCYITSRTKREIKNFVDLEFALSCEYLVIAIPAQEIRAWLENNFVFNNQKILVASKGIEASSGDFLNEIYESFVPDKNIGFISGPSFAAEVIQALPCALVINSKSKKLYRQFSPFFPNFIKTYYSSDVIGAEIAGAYKNVLAIASGICEGLNLGKNAQASLIARGLVEMQRFGKYFGAKNSSFLGLSGAGDLFLTANSTMSRNFRVGLGLAKNKELKDILEELGEVAEGVKTAYAIDKLANKHNIYTPIAKEIKLILDGKKPQDSLKDLLKN is encoded by the coding sequence ATGCAAAAAGGTAAGATTGCAGTTATAGGTGCTGGAAAATGGGGACAAGCTCTTCATTTTGCACTAAGTGCTAAACAAGATTGTTATATTACTTCAAGAACAAAAAGAGAGATTAAAAACTTTGTTGATTTAGAGTTTGCACTATCTTGTGAATATTTAGTAATTGCAATCCCAGCTCAAGAGATAAGAGCTTGGTTAGAAAACAACTTTGTTTTTAATAATCAAAAAATATTAGTTGCGAGTAAAGGAATAGAGGCTTCAAGTGGAGATTTTTTAAATGAAATCTATGAATCTTTTGTTCCAGATAAAAATATTGGATTTATCTCAGGACCATCCTTTGCTGCTGAGGTTATACAAGCTCTTCCTTGTGCCCTTGTAATAAACTCAAAATCAAAAAAACTATATAGACAATTTAGCCCTTTTTTCCCAAATTTTATAAAAACTTACTATAGCTCTGATGTAATAGGAGCTGAAATTGCAGGAGCTTATAAAAATGTTCTTGCAATTGCAAGTGGAATTTGTGAAGGTTTAAATCTTGGAAAAAATGCTCAAGCATCTTTAATTGCAAGAGGTTTAGTAGAGATGCAAAGATTTGGAAAATATTTTGGAGCAAAAAACTCATCATTTTTAGGTCTTAGTGGTGCTGGAGATCTATTTTTAACAGCAAATTCAACTATGAGTAGAAACTTTAGAGTAGGTTTAGGCTTAGCAAAAAATAAAGAGCTAAAAGATATCTTAGAAGAATTAGGGGAGGTTGCAGAGGGTGTTAAAACAGCTTATGCTATTGATAAACTTGCCAATAAACATAATATTTATACACCAATAGCAAAAGAGATAAAACTAATTTTAGATGGTAAAAAACCTCAAGATAGCCTAAAGGATTTATTAAAAAACTAA
- the gatB gene encoding Asp-tRNA(Asn)/Glu-tRNA(Gln) amidotransferase subunit GatB, translated as MFEIVIGLEVHVQLNTKTKLFCSCATSFGEEANSNTCPTCLALPGGLPVLNKEAVHKAIMLGTALKSKINKVSIFDRKNYFYPDLPTGYQISQLSIPVVGLGELTIDFADGRSKTIGVTRAHLENDAGKNIHSGNHSQVDLNRAGTPLLEIVSEPDMRSAEEAILYLKKLHSIVRYLGISDANMQEGSFRCDVNVSIRPKGDTKFYTRCEIKNMNSFRFIEKAIAYEVNRQIEAWEDGEYEEKIVQETRLFDTATGETRSMRGKEDAADYRYFPDPDLLPLIISDEMIKEYSKIPELPDEKKERFVKEYGLKEYDASVITSSLEMANYFDEMMSEGISAKNATTWLTVELQGRLKEGITIEQSPIDAKTLATIVKRIEDSTISGKAAKEVLDYLIENSSKNVDETIEKLGLKQVSDDGAILTIIDEILASNADKVAEYKAGKEKMFAFFVGQTMKASKGSANPQKVNELIKERLSK; from the coding sequence ATGTTTGAAATAGTTATAGGATTAGAAGTTCACGTACAATTAAATACAAAAACAAAACTTTTTTGTTCATGTGCAACAAGTTTTGGAGAAGAGGCAAATAGTAATACTTGTCCAACTTGTCTAGCACTTCCAGGAGGACTTCCTGTATTAAATAAAGAGGCTGTTCATAAGGCTATTATGCTTGGAACTGCTCTTAAATCAAAGATAAACAAAGTCTCAATTTTTGATAGAAAAAACTATTTTTATCCAGATTTACCAACTGGTTATCAAATATCACAATTAAGCATCCCAGTTGTTGGGCTTGGTGAATTAACTATTGATTTTGCTGATGGAAGAAGTAAAACTATTGGAGTTACAAGAGCTCATTTAGAAAATGATGCTGGAAAAAATATCCATAGTGGTAATCACTCACAAGTTGATTTAAATCGTGCAGGAACACCTTTGCTTGAAATTGTTAGTGAGCCTGATATGAGAAGTGCTGAGGAAGCTATTTTATATCTTAAAAAACTTCACTCAATTGTAAGATATTTAGGAATTAGTGATGCAAATATGCAAGAAGGAAGTTTTAGATGTGATGTTAACGTATCTATAAGACCAAAAGGGGATACTAAATTTTACACAAGATGTGAAATTAAAAATATGAACTCATTTAGATTTATTGAAAAAGCAATTGCATATGAGGTAAATAGACAAATAGAGGCTTGGGAAGATGGAGAGTATGAGGAAAAAATTGTTCAAGAGACAAGACTTTTTGACACAGCTACAGGAGAGACAAGATCTATGAGAGGAAAAGAGGATGCTGCTGATTATAGATATTTCCCAGATCCAGATCTGCTTCCTTTAATTATTAGTGATGAGATGATTAAAGAGTACTCTAAAATTCCAGAACTTCCAGATGAGAAAAAAGAGAGATTTGTAAAAGAGTATGGACTAAAAGAGTATGATGCGTCTGTTATAACTTCATCTTTAGAGATGGCAAACTATTTTGATGAGATGATGAGTGAAGGAATTAGTGCTAAAAATGCTACAACTTGGCTTACTGTTGAACTTCAAGGAAGATTAAAAGAGGGGATTACTATTGAGCAATCACCAATTGATGCAAAAACACTAGCTACAATTGTAAAAAGAATAGAAGATAGTACAATCTCTGGAAAAGCCGCTAAAGAGGTTTTAGATTATTTAATTGAGAATAGTTCAAAAAATGTTGATGAAACAATTGAGAAGTTAGGTTTAAAGCAAGTAAGTGATGATGGAGCAATATTAACTATTATTGATGAAATTTTAGCTTCAAATGCAGATAAAGTAGCAGAGTACAAAGCTGGAAAAGAGAAGATGTTTGCATTTTTTGTAGGTCAAACTATGAAAGCATCTAAAGGGAGTGCAAATCCTCAAAAAGTAAATGAACTAATTAAAGAGAGATTATCAAAATAA
- a CDS encoding YhdH/YhfP family quinone oxidoreductase: MKAFVVEKDENGNISSSVKEIEKPICGENEVIIKATYSSLNYKDALSSIGHPGVTKKFPHITGVDVAGIIVETKSLKFKVGDRVLVTGYDFGMNSNGGHSQYVKVPSNWVAKTSDKLSDKDIMIYGTAGLTAALSINEITNHIKNFKGSHILVTGATGGVGSLAVTILNNLGFYVTAVTGKESSIEFLKDIGAKEVILRNDFLKDSQKALLPTKYSAVIDTTGGEILSTALKQTNYDGVVTCCGLTSSSDLHTNVFPFILRGVRLIGIDSVECSLDKKQDAWEKLASIYKVGNLNLITKEIKLNDIKDAYSNILNSKAVGRYLVKID, encoded by the coding sequence ATGAAAGCTTTTGTAGTAGAAAAAGATGAAAATGGAAACATCTCTTCAAGTGTAAAAGAGATAGAAAAACCAATATGTGGTGAAAATGAAGTTATTATAAAAGCTACATATTCATCTTTAAATTATAAAGATGCTCTTAGTTCAATTGGGCACCCTGGAGTTACAAAAAAATTTCCTCATATTACTGGAGTAGATGTTGCTGGAATAATAGTTGAAACTAAATCTTTAAAATTTAAAGTAGGGGATAGAGTATTAGTAACTGGTTATGATTTTGGAATGAATAGTAATGGTGGACATAGTCAATATGTAAAAGTACCATCAAACTGGGTAGCAAAAACTTCTGATAAATTAAGTGATAAAGATATAATGATTTATGGTACAGCAGGATTAACTGCAGCACTAAGTATCAATGAGATTACAAATCATATTAAAAATTTTAAAGGTAGCCATATTTTAGTTACAGGTGCCACAGGTGGAGTTGGTTCTTTAGCGGTTACTATTTTAAATAATTTAGGATTTTATGTCACGGCAGTTACAGGAAAAGAGAGTAGCATTGAATTTCTAAAAGATATTGGAGCAAAAGAGGTTATTTTAAGAAATGATTTCCTAAAAGATAGTCAAAAAGCTCTTTTACCTACAAAATATAGTGCTGTAATTGATACAACTGGCGGAGAAATTTTATCAACAGCTTTAAAACAGACAAACTATGATGGAGTTGTTACTTGTTGTGGACTTACATCATCAAGCGATTTACATACAAATGTATTCCCTTTTATTTTAAGAGGTGTTAGATTAATTGGGATTGATAGTGTTGAGTGTAGTTTAGATAAAAAACAAGATGCTTGGGAAAAATTGGCATCAATATATAAAGTTGGTAATTTAAATTTAATTACTAAAGAGATAAAACTAAATGATATAAAGGATGCCTATTCAAATATTCTAAATTCAAAAGCTGTTGGAAGATATTTAGTAAAGATAGATTAA